The sequence below is a genomic window from Oncorhynchus nerka isolate Pitt River linkage group LG7, Oner_Uvic_2.0, whole genome shotgun sequence.
tgaaagtactatttactctacaatggtgaggagtcctcatcaaaatcaaaaaatctaatttcttttacaggacccagatgctatacagtgggaaaaccagcctggcaacatagtgcatattaataaaaggacaccacatcctgccaaattccagctgcgctaattgtattgtgttcacagagctcacaagctatcagaaagttgtatggcaaccacctccggcgccaaatagaactggcagacatagacattcagtacaagaagaaaaagatggaaaatcttgcactggagtccgaaataaaaaagaggacaattaggaaactggaccttgaaataaaaaaacttgagagggaggtgagatatgccttcaatgtacactgtatgctaactgtaacacaaatgtattaatcattatttttctttcctcccccagctccaagaagatgacacagctcaaaataaaaattaggtatattctcgtaaagtcaagtgagccatgacatatgagctcttattgtgagcacacaggacggtggcatctttctaaggttttttttattttcccagcaatcagtacaaccaagtcatcgttataaggcatcgccctcttttgcccacccccagcaccaggtgtggccactagcctatatgaaggcccaaaattgtgtgttcctttctgctctgacaatggcatgcccattcgtgcgagatgtggtggatgaagaagcacttgtgctgaggagagccttcaggcgagaaagggtcttcagggccggttggacccactggccttccctgatgaccatctatatgaaagatacaggttttctgcagatggcatcaggtatctatgcagactactgggtcccaggattaagcaccgcactgcacggagccatgcactgagtgtggagcaaatggtttgtgtggccttgcgcttttttgctagtggagccttcctgtactcagtgggggatgctgaacaaggccacaatttgccgcacaataaggagtgtgtgtctggctatcaaagcattagcagatgtcttcatctccttccctggccacagaagactctgtgacatcaaagaggagttctataggattgcaggtaagaggatctacaaattacaggacaactgttaacacatagtaggatactcattactttgtgtgacaggtttccccaatgtcattggtgcagtggactgcacacacataaggataaaagccccgcaggtgcccatgaggccgatttttgtgaataggaaatcctttcacagcattaatgttcaggtgaacataactttttgatattgtccattgacgaacactctgcattgccagtgatgtacattgattggtgtaatattcctcatcttatgatttcagatggtctgcaatgctgactgtgtgatcagcaatgttgtggcaaaatggcctggctcagtccatgactccagaatctttcgggcctctgaaatctatcacaaggtaagccacacaacccctatttataaccatcatggctgtgtcaagaatatcactgtgtttatgaggtagtaatgatgagattttgtgttgacaggtgaattctctggtgtgttgctgggagacaggggtatggctgccagccttttctcctgacacctttcacagaccccaggaagcacagcaggcctacaaccatgcccatgccaggaccagggccagagttgaaatgacctttggcctcctgaaggcacgctttcactgccttcacaaattaagggtcagccctgttagggcatgtgatattactgtggcttgtgctgtcctccacaatgtggcctgcctgaggaaggagagggcccccagagtgccaccagccatggactgggacaatccggcaatcttccctgatgacgacagtggtcggctgctgagggaccaatatgtgttgaattattttagttagtatgtgtgctttcaattttggttaaatatgtcctgcggtggcagaggaatttggtttttttgggttcgttttttgacgaatttggcctcttatgatgtttgtgcggtatactgtgtgtaatacaaggctgcagggaggctactgcatccattcatttgtctgttcagttgatgtgtatggatttgtcctgcatttattttagtgtgcagacatgcagggtgtgttatatacagacctttgaatgtgtatgtatcattttgtataatatgcttggattctgtgctttccatcttgtagagtcactgtgacttcagtttcgaaaggagctgatggtttacctgctttgttttgtccttattcaataaaggaacataatgttacacattgtgtttttatattcatatggaatgtgtatttgtttatatgacagagtactagggccacactgaagaaaaaggataaagtcataaatttatgaggctggttctttctgcagaaaagctacatattgtttttacagttttgatacttatgacaatgtgatacttaatattctggcacatcagcatgtctttgtttatgaaaccatactgaagtacaacttcacgaaatgccccacatctgtcattttaacaactgtcctcctttaaaacaactggttacaatattatgacttgtgtttttttcccctctgtggccctaatattctatcattttatatatagccttatagtctatgggaaactaaattatctaatgatagcaacatcatctaaaaatcattttttatccaaaatcattgaaattaatgatcacaaacgtttaaataacagtgggtctagttatatgtgataacaatgtatagtgagcagtgaaataactattggtttccatttgtggtgactgctgactgacattagggatgagattaaatagatcctggaatttagcctggtctggagcaggctagctccacagaataaatctccatggtaatttataccataacatatcctcctgccccctatccatctttagtgcaaccggattacggatcaattgagccaggatcaccaagatatcctggcttaatcccttatcctagttttgtgcaacaggcccctgcaccgtagcgttgtttgtagctgtttctatgcgtgcaaaacaaattctgtacttcctgtttgcgtcgtctttctaagtaccagaaagcgccactagggggcaaataacaccatcgaacacaatgaaaatccaatttaaccattgtaataaaataatctgttaccttctaacaggatggcagcacactAACCCTGACCTAATGGATAAACTGTGGTATTTGCCAATGGCTCTGCTTCACAAGAGCATAATGACAATATCATCTTTGCTCTCCTGATACTGTCTTGTTGAAGGATCAAGGtataaacatacatacatacattagaCTACAAATTATAGTGTAGAACTACATTGCAACTATATGACCCAGCTAGAATCATCAGCGTCAtctgactctctccccctccattcaTGTTCCATTAATATTAGCATATTTAACCAATTAGGATAGTCTAACTAATTAGGCCTACttactcccgagtggcgcagcggactatacagtccctggttcgaatccaggctgtatcacatccggctgttaTTGGGAGTCTCATATGGCAGCGCACATTTggtccagcgtcatccgggtttggccggggtaggtcatcattgtaaatacgaatctgttattaactgacttggctatttaaataaaggttacattaaaataaaataaaatactcaAGTGGCCTTGCTACTGTAAATGCATAAATCCGGTAACTGGCGCAAAAGCGCCGATACCCGGTGGCATGCGGAACAACCAGGAAGTCGCTAGTGAAAACATTTCAGTGCGTCATGATCTGAGAATGCTTGTATATAAGGTACGTTTTCCTGACAAACTGCAAATAAAAGTGTGTTTAAAAAATCACCCGATAACTAACTGGACGAGTTTATATTTATACCCAGCGAGAGTTATTATTCCTTTTATATTATGCAATTGTGTCATTTGCCTTTCGTGCTGCTTGCGTTGTTGTACGTCGAAGATGGTTTCCATTTCTTCGAAAATGAGAACTAATGTACTAAAAATCCCCCACATTGTATTATATTCAGCGATTTATTTGTGTTTAAGTCAATAACTTAACTCTACTTTTGCAGCCAAATAGGACATATTTTGTGACCAATACACAGTTGGCTGCAGGTGTGCTCACACTAGGCCAAGTCTGTTAGCTTTGATTCTTACTTTCACCTTGTGCTTTGCAATACAGTAGTCTATTCTCTTCACCGTTAGAAAGCCAATATAAAAGTTGTAAAGATTGTCAATCAATCCCATGGATTATTCCTgtgttgtatgtatgtatgtatgtcaggATGTCTGTTGAAAGCCAAGAGAACCGGACAGTGGAGGTACTGGGGGTACCTGAGAAGGTGGAGGATGAGCTCCTGTATTTGTACTTTGAGAACAAGCGTCGTTCTGGAGGAGGTAGTCTGGTGTCTGTGGAGCTGGAAGGGAGCCGGGCCATATTACTGTTTGAAGAGGCAGAGGGTAAGAATGTGTAATTCTTGTAATCTGATATAATGTTGAAGGCTAATACATTTCCTATGTACCTACACAACATCTTCATGAATCATTCTTTATCTGGATCCCCATTCGCTGATGTCTTCGCAACAGCTAGTATTCCTGCGGTCCACAAATTTAATGATACTATTGTACCAAAAACAATTATTCTATTACCATCCATAGCATTCTGATTATATCTGTGTTTGATTGACAGTTGCAGCAAGGGTCCTGTCTAAAGGACCCCATGTCCTGCACAACGCTGAGTTGACCGTGAGGAAGCCTGCGTGTAAGGATCCATGGAGACTGTTGCTGCGGGGGGTTAACCCAACCACCAGTCAGGAGCTGGTGGAGCTGTATGTAGAGAACATGATGGGAATGGACATAGACGATTACACTCTGTACCCCTCACCTGGCAGGGACCTGTTCCTAGTACACTTCCGTCAGGCCTTCaataaaggttaggggttttcCTATCAAGTTCAAAGATGGAATCCACAGTAGGGGGAAACTGCCTCACAAGCCGCCCCACCACTCTTGTTTTTGTTGGCGTGCTGAGGAATGTCGTGCAGCATTGTAGGACATATTATGCTCTTCTATCGTGTGTGCAATGTCCGAAGGGGGAAAACAGTttgtttgcagtaacttctttgGTGTTGTAGTATCACAAACAGACATGCAGAGTTCAATTTACACCATGACATTTAGGGGGTGTCTGTATCGAGTGCATGCACTTGCACAACATTATTTTCTAGGCCTAATAATAAGTATA
It includes:
- the LOC135572452 gene encoding putative nuclease HARBI1 isoform X2, which gives rise to MLNKATICRTIRSVCLAIKALADVFISFPGHRRLCDIKEEFYRIAGFPNVIGAVDCTHIRIKAPQVPMRPIFVNRKSFHSINVQMVCNADCVISNVVAKWPGSVHDSRIFRASEIYHKVNSLVCCWETGVWLPAFSPDTFHRPQEAQQAYNHAHARTRARVEMTFGLLKARFHCLHKLRVSPVRACDITVACAVLHNVACLRKERAPRVPPAMDWDNPAIFPDDDSGRLLRDQYVLNYFS